In the genome of Lacerta agilis isolate rLacAgi1 chromosome 2, rLacAgi1.pri, whole genome shotgun sequence, one region contains:
- the LOC117040593 gene encoding aquaporin-2-like encodes MMWELRSVAFTRAVLAEFLATLLFIFFGLGAALNWPVSPPNVLQISLAFGLAIATLVQAVGHVSGAHINPAVTVACLVGSQVSFLRAIFYVAAQVLGAVTGAALLHQITPPHIRGSLSINRVHNNTTSGQAVTMELFLTFQLVLCIFASTDDRRTDNQGSPALSIGFSVVLGHLLGIYYTGCSMNPARSFGPAVIVGEFDNHWVFWLGPMAGAVVASLLYHYALFPHAKTLSERLAIFKGYEPEEDWEERDVRRRQSMELHSPQTLPRSVMEKV; translated from the exons ATGATGTGGGAACTCCGCTCCGTGGCCTTCACTCGAGCTGTCCTTGCTGAATTTCTAGCTACGCTGCTCTTCATCTTCTTTGGGCTGGGGGCGGCACTCAACTGGCCTGTGTCCCCACCCAATGTTCTCCAGATCTCGCTGGCTTTTGGCTTGGCTATAGCGACCTTGGTCCAGGCTGTGGGTCATGTCAGCGGGGCCCATATTAACCCTGCTGTGACTGTCGCATGCCTAGTAGGCTCCCAGGTCTCCTTCCTGAGGGCCATCTTTTACGTGGCAGCACAGGTCCTGGGAGCTGTGACAGGGGCAGCCCTCCTGCATCAAATCACACCGCCTCACATCCGAGGAAGCTTGTCCATCAACAGG GTACACAATAATACAACCTCAGGTCAAGCGGTCACCATGGAACTGTTCCTCACCTTCCAGTTGGTCCTGTGCATTTTTGCCTCAACCGATGACCGCAGGACCGATAACCAGGGATCCCCAGCCTTGTCCATTGGTTTCTCTGTTGTCCTGGGTCACCTGCTTGGG aTCTACTACACTGGCTGCTCCATGAACCCTGCTAGATCTTTTGGCCCTGCTGTGATTGTGGGTGAATTTGACAACCACTGG GTCTTCTGGCTGGGTCCAATGGCTGGAGCGGTCGTGGCATCCTTGCTCTACCACTATGCTCTCTTCCCCCATGCAAAGACCCTCTCAGAGCGGCTAGCAATCTTCAAAGGCTACGAGCcggaagaagactgggaggagcgTGATGTTCGCAGGAGGCAATCAATGGAGCTCCACTCCCCACAGACCCTGCCTCGAAGTGTGATGGAGAAAGTCTAG